In a single window of the Planctomycetia bacterium genome:
- a CDS encoding superoxide dismutase codes for MAFELPALPYAFDALTPHIDAKTMEIHHGKHHNAYVTNVNKALEGQAALAAKPIEQLLREISQVPDTIRQAVINNGGGHANHSLFWQIMGKGCGGSPGGAISEAINGAFGGFDAFKEKFATAAATRFGSGWAWLAWKDGKLEVFSTANQDSPYMTGHTPIIGLDVWEHAYYLNYQNRRPDYIAAWWSVVNWKKADELFMAAKK; via the coding sequence ATGGCTTTTGAGTTACCTGCTCTGCCGTATGCGTTCGACGCACTTACCCCTCACATTGATGCCAAGACGATGGAGATCCATCACGGCAAACACCACAACGCTTACGTCACCAACGTGAACAAGGCGCTGGAGGGCCAGGCTGCCCTGGCCGCGAAGCCGATCGAGCAACTCCTCCGCGAAATCAGCCAGGTACCCGACACGATTCGCCAGGCTGTCATTAACAACGGCGGCGGTCACGCCAACCACTCGCTGTTCTGGCAGATCATGGGCAAAGGGTGCGGCGGTTCACCCGGCGGCGCGATCAGCGAGGCGATCAACGGCGCCTTCGGTGGCTTCGATGCCTTCAAGGAGAAGTTCGCGACCGCGGCAGCGACCCGATTCGGCAGCGGCTGGGCATGGCTCGCCTGGAAGGATGGCAAGCTCGAAGTCTTCAGCACGGCCAACCAGGATTCGCCGTACATGACCGGCCACACGCCGATCATCGGCCTCGACGTGTGGGAGCACGCCTACTATTTGAATTATCAGAATCGTCGGCCCGACTACATCGCCGCATGGTGGAGCGTCGTTAACTGGAAGAAGGCGGACGAGTTGTTCATGGCCGCGAAGAAGTAA
- a CDS encoding YkgJ family cysteine cluster protein, producing the protein MQLPVVDPSVRFSCGSCTACCNQPWRTVIEEKKAAALNRHDFSAYPALHGRKFYQRAADGRPGYFDLAKGEGNRCLFLDTDGLCIIHKELGAAAKPDMCLQFPYLPSRTWTEHRVSVNFGCPSVQSRRGALLTEQSDDIQRATRLSDRPFRGTGVLVPLDATTTVSHDEFEAIIEQAMMIFDDARPADVWSRFAELTGLLIGVRDFERNHPEGGGPGMLTFLDDRKCGSIAPATKGIISFEDAATAPMPVRMLFAATLFPDTLPATSSGRVGLFRRLTLLPKLMSLARLSGGYASRILGRNISIDAVAGRSAGGAMDEAATSLLLRYFRSRFWQRMIVGTRLPIIAGVHQHILDLNAILFIARAEAQSRGDHRLSEAHVRKALTGVEFHLANQTRMYEQTLKGWLRTQLCDAGLALQSLRLMAPMQEPASVK; encoded by the coding sequence ATGCAATTGCCCGTCGTCGATCCATCCGTCCGATTTTCGTGTGGGAGTTGCACCGCCTGCTGCAACCAGCCGTGGCGCACCGTCATCGAGGAGAAAAAGGCGGCAGCACTAAATCGTCACGACTTCTCGGCCTACCCCGCCCTGCATGGCAGAAAGTTCTACCAGCGTGCCGCGGATGGCAGACCCGGCTACTTCGACCTGGCCAAGGGCGAGGGCAACCGATGCCTATTCCTTGACACCGACGGGCTGTGCATCATTCACAAGGAGTTGGGCGCGGCGGCCAAGCCGGACATGTGCCTCCAATTCCCTTATCTCCCCTCGCGCACGTGGACCGAGCATCGCGTGTCGGTGAACTTCGGTTGTCCATCGGTTCAATCTCGGCGAGGGGCCCTGCTGACGGAGCAGTCGGACGACATTCAACGAGCCACGCGACTCTCCGATCGGCCCTTTAGGGGTACGGGCGTCCTGGTGCCGCTGGATGCGACGACCACCGTCTCACACGACGAATTCGAGGCGATCATCGAACAGGCGATGATGATCTTCGACGACGCGAGACCCGCGGATGTGTGGAGCCGATTCGCGGAGTTGACCGGACTGCTCATCGGCGTCCGCGACTTCGAGAGAAACCATCCGGAAGGCGGCGGCCCGGGCATGCTGACATTCCTGGACGACAGGAAATGCGGCTCCATCGCGCCGGCAACCAAGGGAATCATCTCGTTTGAAGACGCAGCGACCGCGCCGATGCCGGTGCGAATGCTGTTCGCGGCAACGCTCTTTCCCGACACGCTGCCTGCAACCTCCAGCGGTCGCGTCGGGCTGTTCAGGAGACTGACCCTGCTGCCGAAACTGATGTCGCTGGCAAGGCTTTCCGGCGGCTACGCTTCGCGAATTCTGGGGCGCAATATCTCGATCGACGCCGTCGCTGGCCGGTCCGCCGGCGGAGCGATGGATGAGGCCGCGACCAGCCTGCTGCTGCGATACTTTCGATCGCGATTCTGGCAGCGGATGATCGTCGGCACGCGGCTGCCGATCATCGCGGGCGTCCATCAGCACATCCTCGATCTCAATGCAATCCTCTTCATCGCCCGAGCGGAGGCTCAGTCACGCGGCGATCACAGATTATCCGAGGCGCATGTCCGCAAGGCGCTGACCGGCGTGGAGTTTCATCTGGCGAATCAGACTCGAATGTACGAGCAGACGCTCAAGGGCTGGTTGCGAACGCAGCTTTGCGATGCCGGTCTGGCGCTGCAGAGCCTTCGACTCATGGCGCCGATGCAGGAGCCGGCTTCCGTAAAATGA
- a CDS encoding carboxymuconolactone decarboxylase family protein, whose product MPRIKALTTSEAGEKAQTLLDGVEKKLGKVPNVMRTMAHSPAVLESYLGFNTAVSKGVLPAKLREQISLVVGESNNCEYCVAAHSALGRLAGLSAEEIAASRRGTSPDSKTEAALSFARKIVKERGLVSDDDVASLRLAGYDDGAITEIVANVALNIFTNYFNHVAQTDIDFPKASALEASPERAYSV is encoded by the coding sequence ATGCCACGAATCAAAGCACTGACAACGTCGGAAGCCGGCGAAAAAGCTCAAACCCTCCTTGATGGCGTGGAGAAGAAGCTTGGCAAGGTTCCCAACGTCATGCGAACGATGGCCCATTCGCCCGCAGTGCTCGAGTCCTATCTGGGATTCAACACGGCTGTGTCGAAGGGAGTGCTCCCGGCAAAGCTTCGCGAGCAGATCTCGCTCGTCGTCGGGGAGTCGAACAACTGCGAGTACTGCGTGGCGGCCCACTCAGCACTGGGCCGACTGGCCGGTCTGAGTGCCGAAGAGATCGCCGCTAGCCGACGCGGCACGTCCCCGGATTCCAAGACGGAAGCAGCCCTCTCGTTCGCTCGCAAAATCGTCAAGGAGCGCGGCCTTGTCAGCGATGATGACGTAGCGTCCCTGCGCTTAGCAGGCTACGACGATGGGGCAATCACGGAGATCGTCGCAAACGTCGCGCTGAACATCTTCACCAACTACTTCAATCATGTGGCACAGACTGACATCGACTTTCCTAAGGCCAGCGCGCTGGAGGCGAGCCCTGAGCGTGCCTATTCCGTTTAG
- a CDS encoding sigma 54-interacting transcriptional regulator — protein sequence MLCVMAELDSGMSVSQGLRDLLIEVNEQRTLSAVVGTVVRRLAEQSQIALARIWLMAPGDICQSCPMRKECPDHSRCLHLVASAGRSQRDSGERWSRLDGEFRRMPLGVRKVGRVAASGDCLAVTDASKDSTWIVSPQWAKDEGILGFEGQPLIFKGEVLGVLAIFTRSVLTAHCLDWLRMIADLVAASLANTRAFEEIERLRAQLELENEYLREEVSDARAFGGILGQSSAMRAIVRQIELVAPTDANVLILGESGTGKELVAQEIHQRSVRKGRPLVRVNCASIPRELYESEFFGHVKGAFTGAVRDRAGRFEMAHGGTLFLDEVGEIPLDLQSKLLRVLQEGTYERLGDERTLKADVRVIAATNRNLKAEIEAGAFRQDLYYRLNVFPVEVPPLCDRPEDIPLLAREFLNRTKRRFGRPDVELTQANVLSLQAYAWPGNVRELINVIERAVITSRNRVLRFDFPNVRQKGRHATSLADRGAVVPQSEIKRIEQENIRAALAQTNGRVHGPGGAADLLGMRPTTLASRIKRMGLDRESQ from the coding sequence ATGCTCTGCGTAATGGCTGAACTCGACTCGGGCATGTCCGTGTCCCAGGGACTTCGTGACCTTCTCATCGAGGTCAACGAACAACGAACGCTCAGTGCGGTTGTTGGAACCGTGGTTCGACGCCTCGCCGAGCAATCCCAGATTGCCCTCGCGAGAATCTGGCTGATGGCTCCCGGCGACATCTGTCAAAGCTGCCCCATGCGCAAGGAATGCCCCGACCACTCGCGATGTCTTCACCTCGTCGCAAGCGCCGGTCGATCCCAGCGAGACTCCGGCGAACGCTGGAGTCGCCTCGATGGAGAATTCCGACGCATGCCATTGGGTGTTCGCAAGGTCGGCCGGGTCGCCGCTTCCGGCGACTGCCTTGCCGTCACCGACGCGAGCAAGGATTCGACCTGGATCGTCAGTCCCCAGTGGGCCAAAGACGAGGGGATTCTCGGATTCGAAGGTCAACCGCTCATCTTCAAAGGCGAAGTCCTCGGCGTACTTGCCATCTTCACTCGGTCCGTCCTTACCGCGCATTGCCTTGACTGGCTGCGCATGATTGCCGATCTCGTCGCTGCATCACTCGCCAATACCCGCGCCTTTGAAGAGATTGAGCGGCTCCGCGCACAGCTCGAACTCGAAAATGAGTACCTTCGGGAAGAGGTTTCAGATGCCCGGGCCTTCGGGGGGATTCTCGGGCAAAGCTCCGCCATGCGGGCAATTGTCCGACAGATTGAGCTTGTCGCCCCCACCGACGCCAATGTGCTGATCCTCGGCGAATCGGGTACCGGCAAGGAACTCGTAGCTCAGGAGATTCATCAGCGTAGTGTTCGAAAGGGACGCCCGCTGGTGCGCGTCAATTGCGCGTCGATCCCTCGCGAACTCTACGAGAGTGAATTCTTCGGTCACGTGAAAGGGGCATTCACGGGGGCCGTTCGCGACCGCGCCGGACGATTCGAGATGGCCCATGGCGGCACGCTCTTCCTCGATGAAGTCGGCGAGATTCCCCTCGATCTGCAAAGCAAGTTGCTGCGCGTACTACAGGAGGGCACGTACGAGCGGCTCGGCGACGAGCGCACCTTAAAGGCGGATGTCCGTGTTATCGCCGCCACGAATCGGAATCTGAAAGCGGAGATCGAGGCTGGCGCCTTCCGGCAGGACTTGTATTATCGACTCAACGTTTTCCCAGTCGAAGTTCCGCCGCTTTGCGACCGTCCGGAAGATATTCCATTGCTAGCCCGCGAATTCCTGAATCGAACGAAGCGACGGTTTGGCCGGCCGGATGTCGAACTGACGCAGGCCAACGTTCTGTCGCTTCAGGCCTACGCCTGGCCGGGAAACGTGCGTGAACTCATCAATGTGATCGAACGAGCCGTTATCACTTCGCGAAACCGGGTGCTGCGATTTGATTTCCCGAATGTACGGCAGAAGGGCCGCCACGCCACATCTCTCGCGGATCGCGGGGCGGTTGTGCCGCAGTCGGAGATCAAGCGCATCGAACAGGAGAATATTCGAGCCGCGCTGGCGCAGACCAATGGCCGCGTGCACGGGCCCGGCGGAGCCGCGGACCTGCTCGGCATGAGGCCTACCACCCTCGCTTCGCGCATCAAGCGAATGGGCCTCGATCGCGAATCGCAATGA
- a CDS encoding trehalose-6-phosphate synthase, which produces MPHKKKLLIVANRLPMHRAAKGATSKWEISPGGLVTAMSPILARHGGSWIGWPGVAGSAIRPFESGGIHIVPVSLTRKEIETYYEGFANETLWPLYHDAIRAPKFISAWWKPYVDVNWRFARAAARQAKRGQLVWIHDYHLQLVPRMLRELRPDVRIGFFLHIPFPPDELFAWLPTRCEVLQGILGSDLVGFQTPADVHAFSRAARRFTSATGSDSKLRYGDRSVQVGAFPISIDFKSFESEAKRPATIRRALDLRRKVGSTRKLLLSVDRLDYTKGMDGRLLAFEELLRRKVVTVDDCLFMQVAVPSRESVDEYVKMRSHIEAIVGRINGEFSVPGRVAVHYYRRRLQRSELVAYYLAADVMLVTPLRDGMNLVAKEYVSTRTANSGVLVLSEFAGAANELTKALLVNPRDIDGMVRVLDTALHLPSPEVKHRMSSLRSQVRRHDVHAWAEKFFKALER; this is translated from the coding sequence ATGCCGCACAAAAAAAAACTTCTCATCGTCGCCAATCGACTGCCCATGCACCGCGCCGCAAAAGGCGCCACCAGCAAATGGGAGATCAGCCCCGGTGGTCTTGTCACCGCCATGTCCCCCATTCTCGCTCGCCACGGCGGGTCGTGGATCGGGTGGCCCGGCGTCGCCGGCAGCGCCATCAGGCCTTTCGAGTCCGGCGGCATTCATATCGTTCCCGTCAGTCTGACCAGAAAGGAAATCGAGACCTACTACGAAGGGTTTGCCAACGAAACCCTGTGGCCTCTCTATCACGACGCGATTCGGGCCCCCAAGTTCATCAGCGCCTGGTGGAAGCCCTATGTCGATGTCAACTGGAGATTTGCCCGGGCAGCCGCCAGGCAGGCCAAGCGCGGCCAACTCGTCTGGATACACGACTACCACCTCCAACTCGTTCCCCGCATGCTGAGGGAATTGCGACCCGACGTCCGCATCGGCTTCTTCCTGCACATTCCCTTTCCACCGGACGAGCTCTTCGCGTGGCTGCCGACGCGCTGTGAAGTTCTTCAGGGCATCCTCGGATCTGATCTTGTCGGGTTTCAGACCCCCGCGGATGTCCACGCCTTTTCCCGCGCGGCGCGCCGGTTCACTTCGGCCACGGGATCGGACTCCAAATTGCGCTATGGCGATCGGTCGGTTCAGGTCGGAGCATTCCCGATCTCCATCGATTTCAAGTCTTTCGAATCGGAAGCGAAGAGGCCCGCCACGATCCGCAGGGCCCTCGATCTTCGCCGCAAGGTCGGTTCGACGCGCAAGCTGCTGCTCAGCGTCGACCGTCTCGACTATACGAAGGGCATGGATGGCAGACTTCTGGCCTTCGAGGAACTCCTGCGCCGCAAGGTCGTCACGGTTGACGACTGCCTTTTCATGCAGGTCGCCGTGCCCAGCCGCGAGTCGGTGGACGAGTATGTCAAAATGCGGTCGCATATCGAGGCCATTGTCGGCCGTATCAATGGGGAGTTCAGCGTTCCCGGGCGCGTGGCGGTTCACTATTACCGTCGCCGCCTTCAGCGATCCGAGCTTGTCGCTTATTACCTCGCGGCCGATGTCATGCTTGTGACACCGCTTCGCGATGGGATGAATCTGGTGGCGAAGGAATACGTATCGACGCGAACCGCGAATTCCGGTGTCCTTGTGCTCAGTGAATTTGCGGGGGCGGCCAACGAACTCACCAAAGCCCTTCTGGTGAATCCGCGCGATATCGACGGCATGGTCCGCGTGCTCGATACGGCCCTGCACCTGCCGAGCCCGGAGGTGAAGCATCGGATGTCGTCGCTGCGGTCGCAGGTCCGCCGGCACGACGTCCACGCATGGGCCGAGAAGTTTTTTAAGGCATTGGAGAGATGA
- the otsB gene encoding trehalose-phosphatase, with protein MNPLQPSVLEIATAPILLVACDFDGTLAQIVEDPAAARPDAEAVEALEKLAALPQTHVAVISGRALADLQKLMGDVDGIELIGSHGSESSLAFASGLPEAAVSLLDELQKQVEQIASRFPGMLIERKPASVAAHYRSVDAAHRDEVQSALLAGPARLEGVFIRPGKCVIELAVVEMSKGRALQSIRYRLAATASVFIGDDQTDEEAFAVMAPPDVSIKVGEGATLASLTVEDVGAVRELLTNLAVTRERFLAQSLVAPIEQHSILSDQRTAALVNPQGRVVWLCLPRIDGSPLFAELLGGPYAGYFAIAPVSADGPIGQSYVDHSFVLETRWKDMTVTDYLDCTAGRAFQRAGRTDLIRVIRGKGRAIITFAPKIDFGRMPTRLILVDGGLEVDGFLDPIVLYSPGVEWRVVEDGPHQYAAAEIDLGDEPVILELRYGTGNLEPRRNPEQHRRQETKQFWSTWTQTLVLPSVRPELVRRSALALRSLFHGPTGAIAAAATTSLPEHIGGIRNWDYRYCWPRDAALSASALVRLGTTGQAMKFLDWLFGVLERCPSPESLAPVYTVAGGHLMPEAEIGSLTGYRGSRPVRIGNLASHQVQLDVFGPITELVALLAEHGAALSSEHWRLVENMVSAVENRWLEPDHGIWEIRLARRHHVHSKTMCWMTVDRALAVARYFGRKRSHWADLRDSIARDVLQHGWKEHLGAFSGTYENEHLDAAVLAIGLSGLIAPTDERFVRTVDAIEKELRVGPTVYRYRADDGIAGIEGGFNLCTAWLIEAYAAIGRRDAAEELFEQYCALAGPTGLMSEEYDPVEKVALGNFPQAYSHLGLINAAVRLSQQ; from the coding sequence ATGAATCCGCTTCAACCATCGGTACTTGAGATCGCCACGGCGCCGATCCTCCTGGTCGCCTGTGACTTCGACGGCACCCTCGCGCAGATCGTCGAGGACCCCGCCGCCGCCCGGCCGGATGCGGAGGCGGTTGAGGCGCTCGAGAAACTCGCTGCGTTGCCACAGACCCACGTCGCGGTGATCTCCGGCAGGGCGCTTGCCGACCTTCAGAAACTCATGGGCGATGTCGACGGCATTGAGCTGATCGGCAGCCACGGATCGGAATCGAGCCTCGCCTTCGCATCCGGCCTGCCCGAGGCGGCGGTGTCGCTTCTTGACGAGTTGCAGAAGCAGGTCGAGCAGATCGCATCGAGATTCCCCGGCATGCTCATCGAACGCAAGCCCGCCAGCGTCGCCGCACACTATCGCTCGGTGGATGCGGCCCATCGCGATGAGGTTCAGTCGGCGCTGCTCGCCGGCCCCGCCAGACTCGAGGGCGTTTTTATTCGTCCCGGAAAATGCGTGATCGAACTGGCGGTTGTCGAAATGAGCAAGGGGCGTGCGCTGCAGTCGATTCGATATCGGCTCGCGGCGACCGCCTCTGTTTTCATCGGCGATGACCAGACCGACGAGGAGGCCTTTGCCGTCATGGCGCCGCCGGACGTCTCCATCAAGGTGGGCGAGGGGGCGACGCTGGCCTCTCTGACCGTTGAAGATGTCGGCGCCGTCCGCGAACTTCTCACGAATCTCGCGGTCACCCGCGAGCGATTCCTTGCGCAGTCTCTGGTCGCCCCGATTGAGCAGCACTCCATCCTTTCCGACCAGCGCACCGCCGCGCTGGTGAACCCGCAGGGTCGCGTTGTCTGGTTGTGTCTGCCGCGCATCGACGGCTCGCCGCTCTTCGCCGAGCTTCTGGGCGGCCCCTATGCAGGCTATTTCGCCATCGCCCCGGTGAGCGCCGACGGGCCTATCGGGCAGTCGTACGTCGATCACTCGTTTGTACTTGAGACGCGCTGGAAGGATATGACGGTCACCGATTATCTCGACTGCACCGCCGGCCGAGCCTTTCAGCGGGCAGGGAGGACGGACCTTATCCGGGTCATTCGCGGCAAAGGCCGCGCGATTATTACCTTTGCGCCCAAGATCGACTTTGGACGAATGCCGACGCGCCTGATTCTCGTGGACGGCGGCCTTGAGGTCGATGGGTTTCTCGATCCTATCGTCTTGTATTCGCCGGGCGTCGAGTGGCGCGTCGTGGAGGATGGTCCGCACCAGTACGCGGCGGCGGAAATCGACCTCGGCGATGAGCCCGTTATACTCGAACTTCGTTACGGGACCGGCAATCTCGAGCCGCGTCGAAATCCGGAACAGCATCGGCGACAGGAAACGAAACAGTTCTGGTCGACCTGGACACAGACGCTGGTGCTTCCGTCGGTTCGGCCGGAACTCGTGAGGCGCAGCGCTCTTGCGCTTCGCTCGCTGTTCCACGGACCGACCGGCGCGATTGCCGCCGCCGCCACGACGAGCCTGCCGGAGCACATTGGCGGCATTCGAAACTGGGACTATCGCTATTGCTGGCCTCGGGATGCCGCGCTCTCCGCCTCGGCGCTTGTCAGGCTGGGGACAACCGGACAAGCCATGAAGTTTCTCGACTGGCTGTTCGGCGTACTGGAGAGGTGTCCTTCGCCGGAATCGCTGGCCCCGGTCTATACCGTTGCAGGCGGTCACCTCATGCCGGAAGCGGAGATCGGCAGCCTGACCGGCTATCGGGGAAGTCGGCCGGTGCGCATCGGCAATCTCGCGTCTCATCAGGTGCAACTCGACGTATTCGGTCCCATTACAGAACTCGTGGCGCTGTTGGCCGAGCACGGCGCGGCGCTTTCCTCTGAACACTGGCGTCTCGTGGAGAACATGGTGTCCGCCGTCGAGAACCGTTGGCTGGAGCCCGACCACGGCATCTGGGAAATCCGCCTCGCCCGTCGCCATCATGTCCATTCGAAGACGATGTGCTGGATGACGGTCGATCGCGCACTGGCCGTCGCCAGGTACTTCGGGCGCAAGCGGTCGCACTGGGCCGATCTGCGAGATTCGATTGCGCGGGATGTCCTGCAGCACGGCTGGAAAGAGCACCTGGGGGCGTTCAGCGGCACCTATGAGAATGAGCATCTGGATGCCGCCGTACTGGCCATTGGGTTGTCGGGGCTCATTGCGCCGACCGACGAGCGGTTCGTTCGCACGGTGGATGCCATTGAGAAAGAGTTGCGGGTGGGGCCGACGGTCTATCGCTATCGCGCCGACGATGGCATTGCCGGGATCGAAGGGGGCTTCAACCTCTGCACGGCCTGGCTGATTGAAGCTTACGCCGCCATCGGTCGACGCGATGCGGCGGAAGAACTGTTTGAACAGTACTGCGCCCTGGCGGGGCCTACGGGCCTGATGTCCGAAGAGTATGACCCGGTCGAGAAAGTCGCGCTGGGCAACTTCCCGCAGGCCTATTCTCACCTCGGCCTGATCAACGCGGCCGTGAGGCTTTCTCAACAGTAG
- a CDS encoding alpha/beta fold hydrolase, whose product MKTHPRTVLIVTAIFSLLLLSAACSLNDLKTPERQEKGLVIVLPGIEGPSYWNYNLARGLADGGVENAIEIYDWGTRIPGGMLINLADYERNRAMAASLRDYIVTYLKDHPGRDVHVIGHSGGGGIAVLAAEMLPADKPISSVILLAAALSPDYDLRPALKNTRRGIFNYYSQLDAGFLGVGTSVAGTIDRKHTPAAGAMGFNRPGSESADGDLYRKLQQIKWDPKMRGYGHMGDHMGWTNPSFVRHYLAPLVVELGRPDDFE is encoded by the coding sequence ATGAAGACTCATCCACGAACGGTTCTGATTGTCACGGCGATCTTTTCGCTTCTCCTCTTGTCCGCGGCGTGCAGCCTGAATGATCTCAAAACGCCCGAGCGTCAGGAGAAGGGGCTGGTCATCGTTCTGCCCGGCATCGAGGGGCCGAGCTACTGGAACTACAACCTTGCCCGTGGTCTGGCCGATGGCGGAGTGGAGAATGCCATTGAGATTTACGATTGGGGGACGCGCATTCCCGGCGGGATGCTGATCAATCTGGCGGACTACGAGCGCAATCGGGCGATGGCGGCCAGCCTGCGCGATTACATCGTTACTTATTTGAAAGACCATCCGGGGCGCGATGTTCACGTCATCGGGCATTCGGGCGGCGGCGGCATCGCCGTGCTTGCGGCGGAGATGCTCCCGGCGGACAAGCCGATTTCCTCGGTGATCCTTCTCGCCGCGGCGTTGAGCCCCGACTACGACCTTCGGCCGGCGCTGAAGAACACGCGCCGAGGCATCTTCAATTACTACTCGCAGCTTGATGCCGGGTTCCTCGGGGTGGGCACCAGCGTGGCCGGGACCATCGATCGCAAGCACACGCCGGCCGCCGGGGCGATGGGATTCAATCGGCCGGGCAGCGAATCGGCGGACGGCGACCTTTACCGCAAGCTCCAGCAGATCAAGTGGGACCCGAAGATGCGCGGGTACGGCCACATGGGGGATCACATGGGCTGGACGAATCCGTCGTTTGTCAGGCATTATCTCGCCCCATTGGTCGTGGAATTGGGCCGGCCGGATGATTTTGAATGA
- a CDS encoding zinc ribbon domain-containing protein yields the protein MKMIYCPACGRQVSVRASACPNCGDPIRSTAGPSAPPPFIVHAPPQQLWNPGIAAVLSFLIPGLGQIYKGQILNGIAWLIFVPIGYLFFIFPGVILHLFCIIGASMGDPMRRNG from the coding sequence ATGAAAATGATCTATTGCCCCGCCTGCGGCCGCCAAGTCTCCGTCCGCGCCAGCGCCTGCCCCAACTGCGGAGACCCCATCCGATCCACCGCCGGCCCATCCGCACCGCCGCCCTTCATCGTCCACGCCCCGCCGCAGCAACTCTGGAACCCCGGCATCGCCGCCGTCCTCAGCTTCCTCATCCCCGGCCTCGGACAGATCTACAAAGGTCAGATACTCAATGGAATTGCCTGGCTGATCTTTGTCCCTATCGGCTATCTCTTCTTCATCTTCCCCGGAGTCATACTCCACCTCTTCTGCATCATCGGAGCATCCATGGGCGACCCGATGCGAAGAAACGGCTAG